GCGAAGGGTCTGGCGGGCGAGCGACTGCAGCATGGCAAGCGTGTTCTTGACGCGATGGTTCAATTCGCGCAGCAGGAGCCGCGTGCGCTCGGAGGCGAGCTGCCCGTCGGTGACGTCGACATTGATGCCGAGGAAGAGGGTCGGCTTGCCTTCCGCGTCCCATTCATGCACCCGGCCGCGGCCGAGCAGCCAGCGGCCCGACTTGGACGCACGGAACAGGCCGTCATATTCCTTGCCGGTGGCGAGCGCATTGCGCAGGCGGTCGATGGTCGTCTTGCGGTCGGCGGGGTGGACCGCGCCGAAGAAGGTGCGTGCGCTCATCGGCCGCGTCGAACGGAAGCCCAGCATGCGGTGGAAGGTCTCGTTACCCGACACGATGCCTGTCGAGAGGTCCCACATCCAGCTCGCCACATTGGCGGCGTCGAGCGCCAGCGCATGGCGCTTCTCGTCACGCGACAGGACCTCGGCGGCCAGCATGCGCCGCCGCGCCTCTTCCTTCTGACGGATCAGGACGCCAGCGAGCGAGGCGAGCCTTGCGAGCTGCGGCAGAAGGGTGTCGGCAGCAGCCGTGCGGGCCTTCCTGTCGGCGACGGCGACCGTGCCGATGGGCTGGCCGTCCATCACGATCGGCGCACCCGCATAGAAGCGGACGTGCGCCTCGCCGCTGACGCTCGGCAGGCTGGAAAAGCGGGGATCCCTGGACGCATCGGCCACCATGAGCGGCGGCGCGCCCTTTTCCGCCAGCATCCGTGCGCAAAAGGTCTCCTGTGAGGGAAAGCGGATCTCCGGCGTGCCGCGGCGCGCCAGGAACCATTGGTCCGTCTGGCCGAGAATGGTGACGAAGGCCATGGGAGTGTCGGCAAGGCCGGCAGCAAGGCCGGCGATGTCGTCGAAATCGGGATCGGGGCCAAGAAAGACCGGCATGGCGGCTTGCAGCGCCGCAAGCCGTTCCGGCGCGCCGAGAACCGCAGCTACACCGGTCGGCAATGGCTGAGCGTTGTCCTTCATGCCCTTTGGTAGGCGATTCCACGTCCGATTTCACCCGCCATGCGAGCAAATGGATGTATTTTCGCCGTTCCCCCTCAATCTTTCCGCCGCCCGCCACGATGACGGGCGGCTTTTGCCATCAGGATGCGAATGCACGAGAGGTGATCGGCGCGGACACGGCGTCCGGACCGTAGTCACTTTCGCCGCTGACCTGCAGAAGCTCCTGCAGGCGCTGGCGGGCACGGTTGACCCGGCTCTTGATCGTGCCGAGGGCGCAGCCGCAGATTTCCGCCGCCTCCTCGTAGGAAAAGCCCGAAGCGCCGACGAGGATGATGGCCTCGCGCTGTTCGTCCGGCAGCTTTTCCAGCGCCTTCTTGAAATCCTGCATGTCCAGCGAGCCGTACTGGGAGGGGTGCTGGGCGAGGTTCTCGGTGAAGATGCCGTCGGAATCCTGCACCTCGCGACCGCGCTTGCGCAGCTTGCTGTAGAGTTCGTTGCGCAGGATCGTGAAGAGCCAGGCCTTCATGTTCGTGCCCATCTCGAACTGCTCCTGCTTCGCCCAGGCTTTCATGATCGTGTCCTGCACGAGATCGTCCGCCTGGTCGTGGCGGCCGATCAGCGAAATGGCGAAGGCACGCAGGCTCGGCAGAACGGCCAGCAGTTCTCGTTTGAAATTGGTCTGGTCCCTGTCCATTGCTTCCTCACTCGGCCCTTTGCACGCTGTTTTCGACAGCATCCAATTTTTCGAGGAGATCCAGGAACCTCTGGGGAAGCGCCTCATCCTGAACCGAATGGTAGAAGGCGCGAAGCTTCATCGCGATCTGCCCGTTCGGATCGTCGGGTTTTCTGGAGGACGTCCCCGCCCTCGTCTGCTTTTCAACACTGTTCACTCTTGGCCACTTTCATCTTTGACGCTCCACGCCCCGGTGAAGATTTCGGCGTGAAAATGCCGCCAGGCGAAAAAAGTTCCCTTCCCCGGAACCTAAATTTGATTGCCGCGTTCAAACCGTCAACTGCCAGTGCAGCAATTCGAGAACAGGGGACAGAATATGCCGATTTCCGACCGCATCGGACCTCATCTTCCGGCGCTTCGCCGTTACGCCCGCGCCCTTACGGGCACCCAGTCCTCCGGCGATGCCTATGTGGCCGCCACTCTGGAAACCATCCTCATCGATCCCTCGACCATGCCGGAAGGCGGAGACGACAAGGCAAGGCTCTTCGGGCTCCTCAGCCGCATCATCGCATCGCTGCCGGTTTCCATGAGCCGGGCCGCCGGCGCCATCGCACCGGGCAAGGAGGCGCCCTTCGATCTTTCCGGCGTGCCGCCGCTCGGCCGGCAGGCCCTGCTGCTCGCGACCGTCGAGGGCTTCTCGGTCGAAAAGACCGCCGATATCCTCGAGGCGGACGCCTCGGACATCCGCGACCT
The Shinella zoogloeoides DNA segment above includes these coding regions:
- a CDS encoding HWE histidine kinase domain-containing protein produces the protein MKDNAQPLPTGVAAVLGAPERLAALQAAMPVFLGPDPDFDDIAGLAAGLADTPMAFVTILGQTDQWFLARRGTPEIRFPSQETFCARMLAEKGAPPLMVADASRDPRFSSLPSVSGEAHVRFYAGAPIVMDGQPIGTVAVADRKARTAAADTLLPQLARLASLAGVLIRQKEEARRRMLAAEVLSRDEKRHALALDAANVASWMWDLSTGIVSGNETFHRMLGFRSTRPMSARTFFGAVHPADRKTTIDRLRNALATGKEYDGLFRASKSGRWLLGRGRVHEWDAEGKPTLFLGINVDVTDGQLASERTRLLLRELNHRVKNTLAMLQSLARQTLRQTSDPVEFMDAFAGRLQSLSEAHGLLSDHEWGVIHLKMLLQKQIMPYALDYESQVEIHKDEVELGPDEAVGLGLVLHELATNARKYGALSVATGKVVITARIVNEEGRRVLNMTWHEVGGPPVNPNGRRGFGSVLIERSLDKILGSSVHVEYLPKGVTAVVRMPL
- a CDS encoding RNA polymerase sigma factor encodes the protein MDRDQTNFKRELLAVLPSLRAFAISLIGRHDQADDLVQDTIMKAWAKQEQFEMGTNMKAWLFTILRNELYSKLRKRGREVQDSDGIFTENLAQHPSQYGSLDMQDFKKALEKLPDEQREAIILVGASGFSYEEAAEICGCALGTIKSRVNRARQRLQELLQVSGESDYGPDAVSAPITSRAFAS
- a CDS encoding NepR family anti-sigma factor, with product MKLRAFYHSVQDEALPQRFLDLLEKLDAVENSVQRAE